One region of Centropristis striata isolate RG_2023a ecotype Rhode Island chromosome 3, C.striata_1.0, whole genome shotgun sequence genomic DNA includes:
- the LOC131964218 gene encoding transcription factor HES-5-like, whose protein sequence is MRKPPGGVEPAEIRFSLQRPPQHTGPDMAPTTTAAMTNSQEHLTLTHKLRKPLVEKLRRERINNSIEQLKSLLGPEFLKQQPDSKLEKADILEMTVCVLRRLQQQNQAVDSAAVNQGYSRCVQEVTHFLSKEQIKTQSQRRLLNHFNKLQSSSNYNLREADFSPLSSTVQTSITTDKSPVNSALWRPW, encoded by the exons ATGCGcaaacctccag GAGGGGTGGAGCCAGCAGAGATCAGATTCTCTCTACAGAGACCTCCACAGCACACAGGTCCAGACATGGCTCCTACAACCACTGCAGCAATGACCAACTCTCAGGAGCATCTCACTTTGACCCACAAG CTCAGAAAACCTCTGGTGGAGAAGTTACGCAGAGAGCGAATCAACAACAGCATTGAGCAGCTCAAGTCTCTCCTGGGTCCAGAGTTCCTCAAACAGCAGCCAGACTCCAAGCTGGAGAAAGCAGACATCCTGGAGATGACAGTTTGTGTCCTGAGACGACTGCAGCAGCAGAATCAAGCTGTGGACTCAGCAGCTGTCAATCAGGGCTACTCCAGGTGTGTCCAAGAGGTGACACACTTCCTGTCCAAAGAGCAGATAAAGACACAGTCCCAGAGAAGACTGCTGAACCACTTCAACAAGCTGCAGTCTTCCTCTAATTACAACCTGAGAGAGGCTGACTTCTCTCCTCTGAGCTCCACAGTCCAGACCAGCATCACCACAGACAAGAGTCCAGTCAACAGCGCCCTCTGGAGGCCGTGGTAG